One genomic segment of Brevibacillus laterosporus LMG 15441 includes these proteins:
- a CDS encoding non-ribosomal peptide synthetase, with product MIILTVTYEYFPLSHPQKRIWYIEKTYPHTSMYNIGGIVQMNGSVDIACLTEAIKIFIRKHDGLRLHMHENEGNVSQYKVELDDVEVPFYDFSHSEHAEEEALKWAETEFKKPFVLVDRPLFSFATFRAHEKYTGYFVKLHHIIADGWSINIMTNQISSIYQKVKNGHDLAEEVESSYLDFLQQEDKYLTSSRFEKNKKYWNEKFHSLPDSFLNKSSDQVEGKRRSIELDKDLSARINTFATSHKLSLNSLFIMLVLLYQYKTQQNHDQILGIPVLNRSGNKEKNIFGMFTSTMPFRMVLEDTETLVGLSKRIHNEILSNFFHQKYPYDLLISDLELKKKGYDSLFQVCVNYYGTRLVNELEGIRLDNLEFYSGYQAYSLQLVIKEWSSESKITLFYDYKTSDYTNEKIEEIHNRLMYMLEQFLEQPDKSIKEVSLLSPQEKHEHLYGRNQTDAFYPKDKLIHQLFEEQVALTPDRVAVCFQQNTYTYFQLNEQANRLARTLRAKGVGPDQLVGIYMRHSYEMIVGIWAVLKAGGAYVPIDPDFPLDRVSYILQDSQAKLLLSNEDVHLEGFKGAIIRLDDPASYSSESQNLTTLNQASDLVYAIYTSGSTGKPKGTLIEHRGLVNYIHWAKQKYIQTQDETFALYSSLAFDLTVTSIFAPLLNGNQVIVYVENDSEFVLDTILRENRVNILKLTPAHLALISSRDNHNSVIKRLIVGGEDLKATLAAKTYESFSGDICIYNEYGPTETVVGCMIYEYNPQIDRMGSVPIGRPIHNVQIYLLNDDLQPVPDGVTGELYISGDGVARGYLAREDLTKDRFLDNPFKQGYRLYKTGDLARMLPSQDIEYAGRIDHQVKLKGYRIELGEIENCLTSFASVKEAVVIDRLEENGHKYLCAYMIADENISIVEMRVKLASKLPSYMIPSYFVTVDTFPLTSNGKIDRNQLPDPLATSRANQVGDKPANDTEEIVMKIMKEVLQTHEITVDSNFYFLGGDSIKAIQVVSKLNQMNLGATVKDIMTFPVIHELAAAIELNQQPVAPQTVMSGTIKPTPITAWFFSQNLSKPEHWNQSVLLQLKKTFSTEQISNVLTKIVHHHDTLRLNYDGKAEVLYYNEQHLAHPVDVQTVNLMGMPIDKQLEKMKQTGEQVKSSLDLEGGLLLKAVLFLLDEGQTRLLLTAHHLVVDGVSWRILLEDMGLLFGCIEEGRDLHLPAKTHSFQKWAEELDAYSKTGALHYEQYWKEAIGAPVLQNETKNETKESLQNTETLHAEFSIESTEQLLRNANRAYQTHAHELIIMGVCLAIKSAMNETDIVLEMEGHGREQLFSDIDVSRTIGWFTSMYPVRLQLPQGDIAQVMKDIKEQIRTVPNKGIDFGVLSYLTGTLTQPSDKRIRFNFLGEVDNQMDNQYLTLAHEDTGTDISLQNPMTYLIEINAMIKEKKLHVALTYSQSNYQRVAMKEFLDNITTSTNDILKHCCQSEEIRDFTPSDFTTVTLTQDDLDDLFA from the coding sequence GTGATTATTTTGACCGTTACGTATGAATACTTTCCGCTTTCGCATCCGCAAAAACGAATCTGGTACATAGAAAAAACATATCCTCACACCTCCATGTACAATATCGGGGGAATCGTTCAAATGAATGGCTCTGTTGATATTGCTTGCCTTACTGAGGCTATCAAGATTTTTATAAGAAAGCATGATGGGTTAAGGCTTCACATGCATGAAAATGAGGGTAATGTAAGTCAATACAAGGTAGAACTGGATGATGTTGAAGTGCCTTTCTACGATTTTAGTCATTCGGAGCATGCTGAAGAAGAGGCACTGAAATGGGCTGAGACAGAGTTTAAAAAGCCCTTTGTGCTAGTTGATCGTCCGTTGTTTTCTTTTGCTACTTTTCGAGCTCATGAGAAATATACTGGATATTTTGTTAAGTTACATCATATTATTGCTGATGGCTGGTCTATCAATATTATGACAAATCAAATCAGCAGTATTTATCAAAAAGTAAAAAATGGTCACGATTTAGCAGAAGAGGTTGAATCCTCATACTTAGATTTTTTGCAACAAGAGGACAAGTATTTAACTTCCTCACGTTTTGAAAAGAATAAGAAATATTGGAATGAGAAATTCCATTCACTCCCTGACAGCTTTTTGAATAAAAGCTCAGATCAGGTAGAAGGAAAGAGAAGGAGTATTGAGCTTGATAAAGACCTGTCAGCTCGTATAAATACGTTTGCTACTAGTCACAAGCTATCGCTAAATTCCCTGTTTATCATGCTCGTCTTACTCTATCAGTACAAAACGCAACAAAATCATGATCAAATACTCGGTATCCCCGTACTTAATCGTTCGGGAAATAAAGAAAAAAATATCTTTGGAATGTTTACAAGCACCATGCCATTTCGCATGGTGCTAGAGGATACGGAAACATTAGTAGGCTTATCTAAACGGATTCATAATGAAATACTAAGTAATTTTTTTCATCAAAAATATCCGTATGATCTGTTGATTAGTGACTTGGAGCTGAAGAAAAAAGGCTATGATAGCCTCTTCCAAGTTTGTGTGAATTATTATGGAACAAGACTAGTTAATGAGCTGGAAGGGATTCGCTTAGATAATCTGGAGTTTTATAGTGGGTATCAGGCTTATTCATTGCAGCTAGTAATAAAAGAATGGTCAAGTGAGAGCAAAATTACCTTATTCTACGATTACAAAACCAGTGATTATACCAATGAAAAAATAGAAGAAATTCACAATCGGCTGATGTACATGCTTGAACAGTTCTTAGAACAACCAGACAAGTCGATCAAGGAGGTTTCTCTTTTAAGTCCTCAAGAAAAACATGAGCATTTGTATGGTCGAAATCAAACAGATGCGTTTTATCCAAAAGATAAGCTGATCCATCAGCTTTTTGAGGAACAGGTAGCGTTAACGCCTGATCGTGTGGCTGTATGTTTTCAACAAAACACCTACACCTATTTTCAACTAAATGAACAAGCCAACAGATTAGCACGCACCCTTCGTGCAAAAGGTGTAGGGCCAGATCAATTGGTTGGCATTTATATGAGGCATTCGTATGAAATGATTGTGGGCATCTGGGCGGTATTAAAAGCAGGAGGGGCATACGTGCCGATCGATCCTGATTTTCCGCTTGATCGTGTTTCATATATTTTGCAGGATAGTCAGGCCAAGCTTTTACTATCAAATGAAGATGTACATCTTGAAGGCTTCAAGGGAGCGATTATTCGTCTGGATGATCCAGCAAGCTATTCTTCAGAATCGCAAAACCTTACAACCCTTAATCAAGCAAGTGACTTGGTGTATGCGATTTATACTTCTGGCTCTACAGGAAAACCAAAGGGGACATTAATTGAACATAGAGGCTTGGTCAACTACATCCATTGGGCAAAACAAAAGTACATACAAACTCAGGATGAAACCTTTGCTCTCTATTCTTCCTTAGCATTTGATTTAACCGTTACTTCTATTTTTGCTCCGCTTTTAAATGGAAATCAGGTGATTGTATATGTCGAGAATGACTCTGAATTTGTGCTAGATACAATTCTTCGCGAGAATCGTGTCAATATTCTTAAACTCACACCAGCACATCTTGCTTTAATTAGCAGCAGGGATAATCACAATTCCGTAATCAAGCGGCTTATCGTTGGTGGAGAAGACCTGAAGGCAACACTTGCCGCTAAAACCTATGAAAGCTTCAGCGGAGATATCTGCATTTACAATGAGTATGGTCCGACAGAAACGGTAGTGGGCTGCATGATCTATGAATATAATCCGCAGATAGATCGGATGGGTTCTGTGCCAATTGGTCGTCCAATTCATAACGTACAAATCTACCTGCTCAATGATGATTTACAGCCTGTACCTGATGGTGTTACAGGAGAGTTGTATATTTCTGGTGATGGAGTTGCTAGAGGATATTTGGCTAGAGAGGATTTAACGAAGGATCGTTTCTTAGACAATCCGTTTAAGCAGGGATATCGTCTGTACAAGACGGGTGACCTTGCCAGAATGCTACCTTCACAAGATATAGAGTATGCAGGAAGAATTGATCATCAGGTAAAGCTAAAAGGATATCGGATTGAATTAGGGGAAATTGAGAACTGCTTAACTAGTTTCGCATCTGTTAAGGAAGCTGTGGTCATTGATCGATTAGAGGAGAACGGGCACAAATACCTGTGTGCCTATATGATTGCAGATGAGAATATTTCTATCGTTGAGATGCGTGTAAAGCTAGCAAGCAAGCTCCCTTCTTATATGATTCCAAGCTATTTCGTTACGGTTGATACATTTCCATTAACCTCAAATGGAAAAATTGATCGCAATCAGCTTCCTGATCCGCTTGCTACAAGTCGCGCTAATCAAGTGGGCGATAAACCGGCAAACGATACAGAAGAAATAGTAATGAAAATCATGAAAGAAGTGCTACAGACACATGAAATTACCGTAGATTCTAATTTTTATTTTCTTGGTGGAGATTCAATAAAAGCGATACAGGTTGTTAGTAAGTTAAACCAGATGAATCTGGGTGCAACCGTGAAAGATATTATGACTTTCCCAGTGATACATGAGCTTGCAGCAGCAATTGAATTGAACCAACAGCCTGTGGCTCCACAAACTGTGATGAGCGGTACAATTAAGCCGACACCAATCACCGCATGGTTTTTCTCACAGAATCTAAGTAAACCCGAGCATTGGAATCAATCTGTTCTGCTTCAACTAAAAAAGACATTTTCAACGGAACAAATAAGTAACGTACTCACAAAAATTGTCCATCATCACGATACGTTACGACTGAACTATGATGGGAAGGCAGAAGTCCTCTACTATAATGAGCAGCATTTAGCTCACCCAGTGGATGTTCAAACAGTTAATTTAATGGGAATGCCTATTGATAAACAGCTCGAAAAAATGAAGCAAACGGGTGAGCAGGTGAAAAGCAGTCTAGATCTAGAAGGGGGATTATTGCTTAAGGCAGTATTGTTCTTGTTAGATGAAGGGCAGACAAGGTTGTTACTCACGGCACATCATTTAGTAGTAGATGGGGTTTCGTGGCGGATTTTATTAGAAGATATGGGGCTGCTTTTCGGCTGTATAGAAGAAGGACGTGATTTACATTTACCAGCAAAAACGCATTCGTTTCAAAAATGGGCGGAGGAGCTGGATGCTTATAGTAAAACAGGAGCATTACACTATGAGCAATACTGGAAGGAAGCAATCGGGGCTCCGGTATTGCAAAATGAAACAAAAAACGAAACCAAGGAATCCTTGCAAAATACGGAAACACTTCATGCTGAGTTTAGCATAGAGTCAACGGAGCAATTGCTACGCAACGCCAACAGAGCATATCAAACCCATGCTCATGAGCTCATCATCATGGGAGTATGCTTAGCAATCAAATCTGCGATGAATGAAACTGACATAGTGCTTGAGATGGAAGGGCATGGACGAGAACAGTTGTTTTCTGATATCGATGTATCGCGTACCATTGGATGGTTTACGTCTATGTATCCCGTCAGATTGCAACTTCCTCAGGGGGATATTGCTCAGGTAATGAAAGATATCAAGGAACAGATCAGAACTGTGCCTAATAAAGGGATCGACTTTGGAGTTCTCTCTTATTTGACAGGTACACTTACCCAGCCCTCAGATAAGCGAATTCGTTTTAACTTTTTAGGCGAAGTGGACAATCAAATGGACAACCAGTACCTTACGTTAGCACATGAGGATACGGGAACGGATATCTCCTTACAAAATCCAATGACATACCTCATAGAAATTAATGCCATGATCAAAGAGAAAAAATTACATGTTGCTCTTACCTACAGTCAAAGCAACTATCAGCGAGTAGCCATGAAAGAATTTCTGGATAATATCACCACTAGCACAAACGATATTCTCAAGCATTGCTGCCAGTCAGAAGAGATACGAGATTTTACCCCTTCTGATTTTACTACTGTTACTCTCACACAAGATGATCTTGATGATTTATTCGCATAA
- a CDS encoding cyclic peptide export ABC transporter encodes MNMKKLLSFPIFLTWVLAFILFVYPVTQISAATLSLSPQSLEQIESFITKQMNTAEIPGLQVIIVEKDKTIYQKGFGYADILSNKPVTNETLFELGSNSKAFTGLAVLELADKGLLDLNDPVTKYLPWLNLSYKGKIQPITIRQFLYHTSGVPFKSIGFLPEGNEEDALEKTVRTLLSQELNREPGTRYEYATINYDVLGLVIEKVTKQSFETYIKQNILHALELSHTYVGEQNVDQTQKATGYKIGFTEPQQYNPPSFRGNTPAGYLISNGVDIARWMKIQIGAASTGSFKPDLIKASHEPDRKVKPSSNGSSYAAGWEVYQSGDGEISHSGSNPTFSSFIVIRPTEQIGVAVLANMNSTYTVNIGQGIMNMLLDKEVPPIHSDLNKKLDQLAFSIICVVAPVCLAILFLLGRIFLEIGKKQRKLQVTKKKVIVGLLFHLLLLCIFSLTIFYLPNLLFMELTWPFIKVWIPETIMLAIYGVTLAFVLYICYSLLLLFSKKKQENIYFSLMVLSIVSGFGNAFIIFIVNEAFVRTNNLVNGLLFYFIIGIFMYVVSQKVLRSRLVTLTNQLVYEKRMELVDKLLQTSFSSLEQIEQGRIQATLNNDTEVISRAINIIITCVTNLITLVCCFIYLGVMNFYAFVLSALIIGLVAAIYYLIGEKANKLWEKTRDIQNVFFKFISDMTSGSKELTLHRRKREEFHLAVQESCAEYRDKRAEGDLKFANVFIIGELLFIIVIGCVVFIFPEIFKQMDVEMLRNYVFVFLYMTGPVNGLLNGLPQIVMIRISWKRITNMIQELALAKDKEQDKVILSESIKQPIRMVVTDVSYDYEAQEERGFSVGPINFEFASGEIIFITGGNGSGKSTLAKLLTGLYAPVKGEISINGSKVTHAQLNQYYSAIFGDFHLFDRLYGIDFMQNEKEIERYLEVLELQDKVKVENGVFSTTKLSTGQKKRLALLITYLEDRPICLFDEWAADQDPEYRRFFYQVLLPDMKQKGKCIIAITHDDQYFHMADKVIKMDAGQMKSPVSV; translated from the coding sequence ATGAACATGAAAAAATTGTTAAGCTTCCCCATTTTTCTGACATGGGTGCTTGCCTTTATTCTCTTCGTGTATCCAGTTACTCAAATCAGTGCAGCTACTCTTTCTCTATCACCCCAAAGCTTAGAGCAGATTGAATCGTTCATTACAAAGCAAATGAATACGGCTGAAATTCCTGGTCTACAGGTCATCATCGTGGAAAAAGACAAAACCATATATCAGAAGGGCTTTGGCTATGCAGATATATTGAGCAACAAGCCTGTTACAAATGAAACATTGTTTGAACTGGGATCAAATAGCAAGGCTTTCACTGGTCTTGCCGTCTTAGAATTAGCTGATAAAGGGCTGCTTGATTTGAATGACCCGGTAACAAAGTATCTCCCTTGGTTGAATCTTTCCTATAAAGGGAAGATTCAACCTATTACAATCAGACAATTCCTTTATCATACGAGTGGAGTTCCGTTCAAATCGATAGGTTTTCTCCCTGAAGGTAATGAAGAGGATGCACTTGAAAAAACGGTGCGAACATTGCTTTCACAGGAATTGAATCGTGAACCAGGTACAAGGTATGAATATGCGACTATCAATTACGATGTGTTAGGATTGGTAATAGAAAAGGTTACGAAACAATCTTTTGAAACCTATATCAAGCAAAATATCTTACATGCTCTTGAGCTTTCACATACATATGTTGGTGAGCAAAACGTCGATCAGACTCAAAAGGCAACAGGCTACAAGATAGGGTTCACAGAGCCTCAACAATACAATCCGCCTAGTTTCCGGGGAAATACGCCAGCAGGCTATCTCATAAGCAATGGAGTAGATATAGCTCGGTGGATGAAAATCCAAATCGGAGCAGCTAGCACAGGTAGTTTTAAGCCTGATCTAATAAAAGCATCTCATGAGCCAGATCGTAAGGTAAAACCTAGCAGCAATGGGTCATCATATGCGGCGGGCTGGGAGGTTTATCAAAGTGGAGATGGTGAGATTTCCCATTCCGGAAGTAATCCAACGTTTAGCTCGTTTATTGTCATTCGTCCAACTGAACAAATCGGAGTGGCTGTATTAGCCAATATGAACAGTACCTATACAGTTAATATCGGGCAGGGAATCATGAATATGCTTCTCGATAAAGAGGTGCCTCCCATTCATTCCGACCTGAATAAAAAACTGGACCAGTTAGCGTTTTCCATTATTTGTGTAGTTGCTCCAGTTTGTTTAGCCATTCTTTTTTTACTAGGCCGTATTTTTCTTGAAATAGGGAAAAAGCAACGAAAGCTTCAAGTGACAAAAAAGAAGGTAATTGTTGGTCTACTGTTCCATTTGTTGTTGTTATGCATATTTTCGTTAACCATTTTTTATTTGCCGAACCTACTGTTTATGGAATTAACGTGGCCATTTATTAAAGTGTGGATTCCAGAGACAATTATGCTGGCTATATATGGAGTTACATTAGCATTTGTTCTCTATATATGTTATTCATTACTTCTTTTATTTTCTAAAAAAAAACAGGAAAACATTTATTTTTCCTTGATGGTTCTAAGCATTGTTAGTGGTTTTGGTAACGCCTTTATTATCTTCATTGTAAATGAAGCCTTTGTAAGAACGAATAATCTAGTTAACGGTTTATTGTTTTATTTTATCATCGGGATTTTTATGTATGTTGTAAGTCAAAAGGTACTTCGTTCACGTCTTGTGACATTAACCAATCAATTAGTTTATGAAAAACGGATGGAATTGGTTGATAAATTACTTCAAACTAGCTTTAGCAGCTTAGAACAAATAGAGCAAGGCCGTATTCAGGCAACACTAAACAATGATACAGAGGTTATTAGTCGAGCAATCAATATTATTATCACTTGTGTGACGAATCTAATCACGTTAGTGTGTTGCTTTATTTATCTAGGAGTCATGAATTTTTATGCATTCGTACTTTCCGCTCTGATCATCGGGCTTGTTGCAGCGATCTACTATCTGATTGGGGAGAAGGCAAATAAACTGTGGGAGAAAACACGTGATATTCAGAATGTTTTCTTCAAATTCATCAGCGATATGACTAGTGGAAGTAAAGAACTGACCTTGCATAGAAGGAAACGTGAAGAATTTCATCTTGCCGTTCAGGAAAGCTGCGCGGAATATCGGGACAAGCGTGCTGAGGGCGATCTTAAATTTGCCAACGTATTCATTATTGGAGAATTACTGTTTATTATCGTCATCGGTTGTGTCGTATTCATCTTTCCTGAGATATTTAAACAAATGGATGTTGAAATGCTGCGGAACTATGTTTTTGTTTTCTTGTATATGACCGGTCCTGTCAATGGTTTATTAAATGGACTCCCGCAAATTGTGATGATTCGTATTAGCTGGAAACGTATCACTAACATGATTCAAGAACTGGCTTTAGCCAAGGACAAAGAGCAAGATAAGGTGATATTGTCAGAGAGCATCAAGCAACCCATTCGGATGGTGGTAACGGATGTTTCATACGATTATGAAGCTCAAGAGGAGCGAGGCTTTAGCGTTGGACCGATTAATTTTGAATTTGCGTCTGGAGAAATTATTTTTATTACAGGCGGAAATGGCAGTGGGAAGTCGACGCTGGCGAAGCTACTAACCGGTCTGTACGCCCCGGTAAAAGGGGAAATTTCCATCAATGGCAGCAAGGTGACACATGCTCAATTGAATCAATATTACTCTGCCATTTTTGGCGATTTCCACTTGTTTGATCGCCTTTATGGGATTGATTTTATGCAAAATGAAAAAGAGATTGAGCGTTATTTAGAGGTCTTAGAGCTACAGGATAAGGTGAAAGTAGAAAATGGGGTTTTCAGTACAACCAAGCTTTCAACAGGACAAAAGAAACGTCTTGCTCTTTTGATTACCTATCTTGAAGATCGGCCCATTTGCCTTTTTGATGAGTGGGCTGCTGACCAAGATCCTGAATATCGGCGCTTTTTCTACCAAGTATTATTGCCAGACATGAAGCAAAAAGGAAAATGTATTATTGCCATTACACATGATGATCAATACTTCCACATGGCAGATAAGGTGATTAAGATGGATGCGGGGCAAATGAAGAGCCCAGTTAGCGTTTGA
- a CDS encoding YHYH domain-containing protein has product MKKALLFFLFVTMLAVPFQQTSAHPGRTDKNGGHTCRTNCEKWGLFYGEYHYHNGGSSSSTKGTSPTKAKAPSKSTAPTAKPAGKAPVVQKKTIVAVDQAPVYSAPATSATVSTTLWYGYEVKDKGGSAQFASLEQGYLSKTLLTQYTVISPKKVSIQADKGYFYATPSTKSKARGSAPLHAEVSVVGENQTWYYGSSKDSNGNVVVGFISKNVAY; this is encoded by the coding sequence ATGAAAAAAGCACTACTATTCTTTCTGTTCGTAACGATGCTAGCTGTTCCTTTCCAACAAACCTCTGCACATCCAGGTCGTACAGACAAAAACGGAGGGCATACCTGCCGCACCAACTGTGAAAAGTGGGGCCTTTTCTATGGAGAATATCATTACCATAATGGTGGTAGCTCCAGTTCAACCAAAGGTACATCTCCTACCAAAGCTAAAGCACCTAGTAAAAGCACTGCTCCCACCGCGAAACCTGCTGGAAAAGCCCCGGTCGTACAGAAGAAAACCATCGTTGCAGTCGATCAAGCACCTGTCTATAGTGCTCCAGCAACCTCTGCTACTGTATCTACAACCCTCTGGTATGGCTATGAGGTAAAGGATAAAGGCGGTTCAGCTCAGTTTGCCTCCCTAGAGCAAGGCTATCTCTCTAAAACACTGCTAACTCAATACACTGTGATTAGTCCTAAAAAAGTAAGCATCCAAGCTGATAAAGGTTATTTCTATGCAACACCATCAACTAAAAGTAAAGCCCGTGGTTCTGCCCCGCTGCATGCTGAGGTGTCCGTTGTCGGAGAAAATCAGACTTGGTACTATGGTTCTAGTAAGGACTCAAATGGCAACGTGGTTGTCGGTTTTATCTCCAAAAATGTAGCTTACTAA
- a CDS encoding HD domain-containing protein, which translates to MNMAVEAVLLATKAHANQQDKGGQPYILHPLRVMMYMPSDEARAVAVLHDVLEDTDVTVDDLRVAGFPKEVVEAVMILTKNPKEEYDSYITRVKQNQLARAVKIADIKDNLDLTRIAEPTEDDLARIEKYKRALKELEAHDENNQKVKRQEASASAQAELEEKNEESTSCESAKEDDSQTEAMANDQQDKAE; encoded by the coding sequence ATGAATATGGCTGTAGAAGCTGTTCTATTAGCAACAAAAGCACATGCCAATCAACAAGATAAAGGGGGACAGCCTTATATACTACATCCCTTGCGCGTTATGATGTACATGCCTTCGGACGAAGCGAGAGCCGTTGCTGTTTTACATGATGTATTAGAGGATACTGATGTCACTGTAGATGATTTGCGAGTAGCAGGATTTCCAAAGGAAGTTGTGGAGGCTGTTATGATTCTTACGAAAAATCCAAAAGAGGAATATGACAGCTATATTACAAGGGTGAAACAAAATCAATTGGCGCGTGCTGTAAAGATTGCCGATATCAAGGATAATTTGGATTTAACTCGAATAGCTGAGCCTACGGAGGATGATTTGGCTCGCATAGAAAAATACAAGCGTGCACTTAAAGAATTAGAGGCTCATGATGAGAATAATCAAAAGGTAAAAAGGCAGGAGGCCAGTGCATCAGCACAAGCGGAGCTAGAAGAAAAAAACGAAGAAAGCACTTCTTGTGAATCTGCAAAGGAAGACGATTCTCAAACAGAAGCGATGGCTAATGACCAACAAGATAAAGCGGAATGA
- a CDS encoding site-2 protease family protein, with the protein MGLFHFDLNTLPFRVIAFVIAFSMHEWAHAFIAYRLGDNTAKNEGRLTLNPIPHLDPFGLLMILFGPFGWARPVPFNPYNFRGNKRLGIVYVAAAGPFINLVLAFFFSFLWFYIQTPFWVDLMASWPAKGIEAVSLTLQYCIVINCAMLVFNMLPIAPLDGSKILRYILPQKCSGFFDKLDLYGPWLLLLIVFLPPLRGLLSVPLNIVWSWIESTTRYVVIQLFL; encoded by the coding sequence ATGGGCTTATTTCACTTTGACCTAAACACGCTCCCATTCCGGGTTATTGCGTTCGTGATTGCCTTTTCCATGCATGAATGGGCACATGCGTTTATTGCCTATCGATTAGGTGATAACACAGCGAAAAATGAGGGGCGTTTAACACTTAATCCAATTCCGCATCTAGATCCATTCGGACTCCTGATGATTTTGTTTGGACCATTTGGATGGGCTAGACCTGTTCCGTTTAATCCATATAATTTTAGAGGGAATAAACGCTTAGGAATTGTGTATGTTGCAGCAGCAGGACCGTTCATAAATCTAGTATTAGCATTTTTCTTTTCGTTTTTATGGTTTTATATTCAGACCCCATTCTGGGTAGATTTGATGGCTTCGTGGCCTGCCAAAGGGATAGAAGCAGTTTCCTTAACCTTGCAGTACTGTATTGTGATTAACTGCGCTATGTTAGTGTTTAACATGCTTCCTATAGCTCCATTAGATGGTTCTAAAATCCTTCGTTACATTTTGCCTCAAAAATGCAGTGGATTCTTTGATAAACTAGATCTATATGGACCATGGCTGCTATTGTTAATCGTATTCTTGCCACCGTTGCGAGGATTGCTTAGCGTACCGCTCAACATCGTATGGTCTTGGATTGAAAGCACGACTCGGTATGTGGTTATTCAGCTTTTTTTATAA
- a CDS encoding segregation and condensation protein A, which yields MSYSIKLDSFEGPLDLLLHLIDKAEVDIYDIPIAVITEQYLDTIHTMRELQLDVASEFVVMAATLLAIKSKTLLPKKEELHFEPLHDDYGEEEDPRDELVQRLLEYKKFKRVAEQLREMETGRSQVFTRPAEDLTPYVREEEPGVANVTLFDMLHALEKLFARLQTKEPVAKVSRDEISIKDRMKEIRQLIKVGGGHVRFSQLFITNVTRTEIVTTFLALLELMKGKAITCVQNQLFTDILISEGKGETEHGL from the coding sequence TTGTCATATAGTATTAAATTGGATTCGTTTGAAGGGCCGCTCGATTTGCTTTTGCATTTGATCGACAAGGCAGAGGTAGATATCTATGATATACCCATAGCTGTGATTACCGAACAGTATTTGGATACCATTCATACGATGCGTGAGCTTCAATTGGATGTAGCTAGTGAGTTCGTAGTCATGGCTGCTACTCTATTGGCCATCAAAAGCAAAACGCTGCTTCCGAAAAAAGAGGAGTTACATTTTGAGCCATTGCACGATGATTATGGTGAAGAGGAAGATCCTCGCGATGAATTGGTACAACGCTTATTGGAATATAAAAAATTCAAGCGTGTGGCCGAACAACTGCGCGAAATGGAGACGGGGCGTAGTCAGGTATTTACTCGACCGGCTGAAGACTTAACACCATATGTGCGTGAGGAAGAGCCCGGAGTTGCCAACGTAACCCTATTTGACATGCTTCACGCGTTAGAAAAATTGTTTGCTAGATTGCAAACAAAAGAGCCTGTAGCCAAAGTTTCACGGGATGAAATATCCATAAAGGATCGGATGAAAGAGATTCGTCAGCTCATTAAGGTTGGAGGAGGGCATGTTCGCTTCTCTCAATTGTTTATCACAAATGTTACTCGCACTGAGATTGTAACAACGTTCCTTGCCTTACTGGAATTGATGAAGGGAAAGGCTATCACGTGTGTTCAAAATCAATTATTTACGGACATCTTGATCAGTGAAGGAAAGGGAGAAACGGAACATGGATTATGA
- the scpB gene encoding SMC-Scp complex subunit ScpB, translating into MDYDKLKSVIEGLLFISGDEGIDAKQIAEIIEVSEEVVVDLLEDMKADFYRSKRGIQLVEVAKAYQLTTLPEHMMYFEKLATSPTHSSLSQAALETLAIIAYRQPITRSEVEEIRGVKCEKALHTLTSKLLIKEMGRAEGIGRPILYGTTKDFLEYFGLKGIADLPEPPVDFSFDQQDEDMAQLFRGKESAGND; encoded by the coding sequence ATGGATTATGATAAATTAAAATCGGTGATAGAGGGACTTTTATTTATCTCCGGTGATGAGGGGATAGATGCAAAGCAGATTGCGGAAATCATTGAGGTTTCTGAGGAGGTTGTCGTTGACCTACTCGAAGATATGAAGGCGGACTTTTACCGATCGAAAAGAGGCATTCAGCTTGTGGAAGTGGCGAAAGCTTATCAATTGACTACCTTGCCTGAACACATGATGTATTTTGAAAAGCTGGCTACTTCCCCTACCCACTCGTCTTTATCGCAAGCGGCATTGGAAACCTTAGCTATCATCGCGTATCGCCAGCCGATCACTCGCTCTGAGGTAGAGGAGATTCGTGGAGTTAAATGCGAAAAAGCGTTACATACCCTGACATCAAAGCTTTTAATTAAAGAAATGGGACGTGCAGAGGGGATCGGACGACCGATTTTATATGGCACTACCAAAGATTTTCTAGAGTATTTTGGCTTGAAAGGAATTGCAGATTTACCAGAACCGCCAGTTGATTTTTCATTTGATCAGCAGGATGAGGATATGGCTCAATTGTTTCGCGGAAAGGAATCTGCTGGAAACGACTAG